A stretch of Pirellulales bacterium DNA encodes these proteins:
- a CDS encoding ABC transporter permease, which produces MSSRLPGRLGRLPIRFHELALLIAIVVVVILTNWLDSNHSYWNDPGESVRNIARETAMLGIFSLGAAVVIIVGGIDLSAGSMIAFSGTICGTLMVLMAPKEMANTAPLSTHVIVLAIVGTLFVGFLVGTLHAWLIAILKLPPFIVTLGTLVGLRSLARVICAQVTDTMLHARNNQIVITDERFRHLAVQVRNPIIIFLVLAVALSVLLSRTVVGRHIYALGGNEQAAKLSGIRTERVKWLAYCIGSMTAAIAGILYIGDQAVVSPANLGVSYELNAIAAAVVGGCSLVGGAGTILGTVLGVLFLQVVIYGVGMVIHEDADMYQGLVVGLVLVCTSAFSQFRQVAAPNQRVFPGPIGAFAVLALALLAGTLTSLFANQTAAISTTLGTLAVLAALKIWEGRQGQGARGEQNCR; this is translated from the coding sequence ATGAGTTCACGATTGCCCGGACGACTCGGCCGGCTGCCGATCCGCTTCCACGAGTTGGCCCTCTTGATCGCCATCGTAGTGGTGGTGATCCTGACCAACTGGCTCGACTCGAATCATTCCTATTGGAACGATCCCGGCGAGAGCGTCAGGAATATCGCGCGGGAAACGGCGATGCTCGGCATCTTTTCGCTGGGCGCCGCGGTGGTGATCATCGTCGGCGGAATCGACCTGTCGGCCGGATCGATGATCGCGTTCAGCGGCACGATTTGCGGAACGCTGATGGTGCTGATGGCGCCAAAGGAGATGGCCAACACCGCGCCTTTGAGCACCCACGTCATCGTGCTGGCGATCGTGGGCACGCTGTTCGTCGGTTTTCTCGTCGGAACGCTGCACGCTTGGCTGATCGCAATCCTGAAGCTGCCGCCGTTCATCGTGACGCTGGGCACGCTGGTCGGCCTGCGAAGCTTGGCGCGCGTGATCTGCGCGCAAGTGACCGACACGATGCTCCACGCCCGCAACAATCAGATCGTGATTACCGACGAACGCTTTCGCCATTTAGCGGTTCAAGTCCGCAATCCGATCATTATTTTTCTCGTGCTCGCGGTGGCCCTTTCGGTGCTGCTTAGCCGCACGGTAGTCGGGCGGCATATCTACGCCCTCGGCGGCAACGAACAAGCGGCCAAGCTGAGCGGCATCCGCACCGAGCGCGTGAAATGGCTCGCCTATTGCATCGGCTCAATGACTGCCGCGATCGCGGGAATCCTATACATTGGCGACCAAGCCGTGGTGTCGCCCGCCAATCTCGGCGTGAGCTATGAGCTCAACGCGATCGCGGCCGCGGTGGTCGGCGGTTGCAGCCTGGTGGGCGGAGCGGGCACGATCTTGGGAACCGTGCTCGGAGTGCTCTTTCTTCAGGTCGTGATCTACGGCGTCGGGATGGTCATCCACGAGGATGCCGATATGTATCAGGGACTGGTTGTCGGATTGGTGCTGGTCTGCACGTCGGCGTTCAGCCAATTCCGGCAAGTTGCCGCGCCAAATCAGCGCGTGTTTCCCGGCCCGATCGGCGCGTTCGCGGTGCTGGCGCTGGCGCTGTTGGCCGGCACTCTGACATCGTTGTTTGCGAATCAGACGGCGGCCATATCGACGACGTTGGGCACTTTGGCGGTCCTCGCCGCCCTAAAAATCTGGGAGGGAAGGCAGGGACAAGGCGCGCGGGGCGAGCAGAACTGTCGTTAG
- a CDS encoding sugar ABC transporter ATP-binding protein, translated as MAADIIISIDRITKRFPGVVALSDVSFDIRRGEVHAIVGENGAGKSTLMKIISGVIPEFEGQLRLHGQPVRFTGTRDAERAGVSIIHQELNLVEQLSSAANIFLGRERHNRLGLLDDRGMERSAAGLLEQLECQISASEPVGSLRVGDQQLIEIAKALSLESEILIMDEPTSALTETETARLFRIMRRLRERGVTILYISHKMDEVFALADRITILRDGQHVRTVDRAAISPRDVTHLMVGREIQETHLGEGRQPGPPVLEVRKLSLPWPGHARGWRLKNISFTLRRGEILGFAGLMGAGRTELLECIFGSAAATPSGEILLDGRPVKFRHPAEACQAGIALVTEDRKRLGIFPQMNVGENITICTLRDAAAAGIVSRGRERQIAAGSIAELNVKTAGLDSAITSLSGGNQQKCIIGRWLLARPKVLLLDDPTRGIDVGAKAELYRLADRLCRDGLGIIVTSSELPELLTLCDRILVLCEGRITAEFTRAEATEQRIMEAATQREHSSL; from the coding sequence ATGGCTGCCGACATCATCATCTCGATCGATCGCATCACGAAGCGGTTTCCCGGCGTGGTCGCTTTGTCGGATGTGTCGTTCGATATTCGCCGCGGCGAGGTCCACGCCATCGTCGGCGAAAACGGGGCCGGCAAAAGCACGCTGATGAAAATCATCTCGGGCGTGATTCCCGAGTTCGAAGGCCAGTTGCGGCTCCACGGCCAGCCGGTGCGATTCACCGGCACCCGCGATGCCGAACGGGCCGGCGTGAGCATCATTCATCAAGAACTGAATCTCGTCGAACAGCTTTCCTCCGCCGCGAATATCTTCCTGGGCCGCGAACGCCACAATCGGCTCGGCCTGCTCGATGATCGCGGCATGGAGCGGTCGGCCGCCGGGCTGCTCGAACAGCTCGAATGCCAGATCTCGGCCAGCGAGCCGGTCGGTTCGCTCCGCGTCGGCGATCAGCAGTTGATCGAAATCGCCAAGGCGCTGTCGCTCGAATCGGAAATCCTGATCATGGATGAGCCGACCAGCGCGCTGACGGAAACAGAAACTGCCCGGCTGTTTCGCATCATGCGGCGGCTCCGCGAGCGCGGCGTGACGATCCTCTACATCTCGCACAAGATGGACGAGGTGTTTGCATTGGCGGACCGAATCACCATCTTGCGTGATGGGCAGCATGTGCGCACGGTGGATCGGGCCGCGATTTCGCCCCGCGACGTTACGCATCTGATGGTCGGCCGCGAGATCCAGGAAACGCATCTCGGCGAGGGACGGCAGCCGGGCCCGCCGGTGCTGGAAGTGCGAAAGCTCTCGCTCCCCTGGCCCGGCCATGCCCGCGGCTGGCGGCTCAAAAATATTTCGTTCACGCTCCGCCGCGGCGAGATTCTCGGCTTCGCGGGCCTGATGGGGGCCGGGCGCACCGAGCTTTTGGAATGCATCTTCGGCTCGGCTGCGGCAACGCCGTCGGGCGAAATATTGCTCGACGGCCGACCCGTGAAATTCCGCCATCCGGCGGAAGCATGCCAAGCCGGCATCGCGCTGGTGACGGAAGATCGCAAGCGGCTGGGAATTTTTCCGCAGATGAATGTCGGCGAGAACATCACGATTTGCACGCTCCGCGACGCCGCGGCGGCCGGCATCGTCAGCCGTGGCCGCGAGCGGCAGATCGCCGCCGGCTCGATCGCTGAATTGAATGTGAAAACGGCCGGCCTCGATTCCGCGATCACCAGCTTGAGCGGCGGCAATCAGCAGAAATGCATCATCGGCCGCTGGCTCCTGGCCCGGCCGAAAGTGCTGTTGCTCGACGATCCGACGCGCGGCATCGACGTCGGCGCCAAGGCGGAGCTGTATCGGCTCGCCGATCGATTGTGCCGCGACGGCCTGGGCATCATCGTCACCTCGAGCGAATTGCCCGAACTGCTAACACTTTGCGACCGCATTTTGGTGCTCTGCGAAGGCCGGATCACGGCCGAATTCACCCGCGCCGAAGCCACCGAGCAGCGCATCATGGAAGCCGCCACGCAGCGCGAACACTCGTCCTTGTAG